A portion of the Anser cygnoides isolate HZ-2024a breed goose chromosome 25, Taihu_goose_T2T_genome, whole genome shotgun sequence genome contains these proteins:
- the SYPL2 gene encoding synaptophysin-like protein 2 isoform X2, with product MRWGRLLEPLGFVKVLEWLFAIFAFGACGSFSGETGATVKCNGETKEMSAISVQFGYPFRLYQIPFEMPDCEGESETRTLHLVGDFSAPAEFFVTLGVFSFLYAMAALVLYLRFHSLYGENKKLPFVDFCVTVCFAFLWLVAAAAWGKGLSDVKAATRPSSLIAAMSVCQGQDVVCNAGATPAMGLANISVLFGFINFLLWAGNCWFVFKETAWHAQAAPRDSAAEQGAIDKQ from the exons CTCTTCGCCATCTTCGCTTTCGGGGCGTGCGGCTCCTTCAGCGGCGAGACCGGGGCGACGGTGAAGTGCAACGGCGAAACCAAGGAGATGAGCGCCATTTCCGTGCAGTTCGGGTACCCCTTCAG GTTATACCAGATCCCCTTCGAGATGCCGGACTGCGAGGGCGAGTCTGAGACCCGGACCCTGCACCTCGTCGGTGACTTCTCCGCCCCCGCCGAATTTTTCGTGACCCTGGGGGTCTTCTCTTTCCTCTACGCCATGGCGGCTCTGGTGCTCTACCTGCGCTTTCATTCCCTCTACGGCGAAAACAAGAAGCTCCCCTTCGTG GATTTCTGCGTCACCGTCTGCTTCGCCTTCCTCTGGCTGGTGGCGGCGGCCGCGTGGGGCAAGGGGCTGAGCGACGTGAAGGCGGCCACGCGCCCCTCCAGCCTCATCGCCGCCATGAGCGTGTGCCAGGGCCAGGACGTGGTGTGCAACGCGGGCGCCACGCCGGCCATGGGGCTGGCCAACATCTCCGTG CTCTTCGGCTTCATCAATTTCCTGCTGTGGGCCGGGAACTGCTGGTTCGTGTTCAAGGAGACGGCTTGGCACGCGCAGGCTGCGCCCCGCGACAGCGCGGCCGAGCAGGGAGCCATCGACAAGCAGTAG
- the ATXN7L2 gene encoding ataxin-7-like protein 2 isoform X2: MAARGRAAAAAMAAAERRLPSLDEFAGQSWSAWVERAGPPAEPAGLEPEESSKSGSKKLDAMTLIKEDMSIFGHCPAHDEFYLVVCNHCSQVVKPQAFQKHCERRHGPLSKLYARAAAGSPKCHAVNGQPAAKALREKPPGARGRTQPLPDKAQKDNLCLFMPVVNLEKIPSLPKPDGHGIKVPPKALPAQPSSSSKDPPGRPSPTAPPKEPPVPAGVGGDSAPPAAGPVRKPESVPAPGEKEPGACKPPPRSHKKPARKECDLNRQCGVLNPDTKKICTRLLTCKIHSVHQRREVQGRAKDFDVLVAELKASSRRESPKEKSPVRKEPLPERPALAAPALPQPPAVPPSASPCRARPPHSHCPPPRARLSSDSDPEEGDAGLFPLPLPKGGSRGSSEESEEEGAEDAHRPDCHYAARPPRPQAFCTFGSRLVSPGCYVFNRRLDRFCSALGSMLERHLSSHMWRKIPPAAEPQLHTAPAPPSPAGPPCGPAAPAPPPHTRTPPAPAGPRDSRVPASINYTVGSPHAAAACSQPECGGGGSQSITSPLPANIPSPSFSKLPSTKASKSSRAKEAAGSTEPDAVARKRKQPLGAAASPPYKRTCPGDGAKSKSPGCQVLHPPGKTKAAPVSSSATAALNGSVCAGGRLKRGPPPDCRIPPSATPEPRGSPLHGAGVPPPPPRCISEDEAKKRKNTATYCRPGKPKHAAPPPAPPPAPGPAPPDPGCSVRRKKPGTPLGFEEKRSALKSKAH, from the exons atggCGGCGCGTgggcgcgcggcggcggcggcgatggcggcggcggagcggcggctGCCGAGCCTGGACGAGTTCgcggggcagagctggagcGCCTGGGTGgagcgggccgggccgcccgccGAGCCGG CAGGGTTGGAGCCGGAGGAGAGCAGCAAGAGCGGGAGCAAGAAACTGGACGCCATGACGCTGATTAAGGAAG ACATGTCCATCTTCGGCCACTGCCCGGCGCACGACGAGTTCTACCTGGTGGTCTGCAACCACTGCAGCCAGGTGGTGAAGCCCCAGGCCTTCCAGAAGCACTGCG AACGGCGCCACGGCCCGCTCAGCAAGCTGTACGCCCGGGCTGCCGCCGGCAGCCCCAAGTGCCACGCCGTCAACGGGCAGCCGGCGGCCAAGGCGCTGCGGGAGAAGCCGCCGGGCGCCCGCGGCCGGACCCAGCCGCTGCCCGACAAGGCGCAGAAGGACAACCTCTG CTTGTTCATGCCTGTGGTGAACCTGGAGAAGATCCCCAGCCTCCCCAAGCCGGACGGGCACGGGATCAAAGtgccccccaaagccctgccCGCGCAGCCTTCCTCCAGCTCCAAAGACCCCCCGGGGAGACCCTCCCCGACAGCGCCGCCGAAAGAGCCCCCGGTGCCGGCTGGGGTCGGGGGGGACtcggcgccgcccgccgccggccccgtgCGCAAGCCAGAGAGCGTGCCCGCCCCGGGGGAGAAGGAGCCGGGCGCCTGCAAGCCGCCCCCCAGGTCCCACAAGAAGCCGGCGC GGAAGGAGTGCGACCTGAACAGGCAGTGCGGCGTGCTGAACCCCGACACCAAGAAGATCTGCACCCGCCTGCTGACCTGCAAG ATCCACTCCGTGCACCAGCGCCGTGAGGTGCAGGGCCGCGCCAAGGACTTCGACGTGCTGGTGGCCGAGCTGAAGGCCAGCTCCCGCCGGGAGTCCCCGAAGGAGAAGAGCCCGGTGAGGAAGGAGCCGCTCCCCGAGCGCCCGGCCCTGGCTGCCCCCGcgctgccgcagccccccgccgtcCCGCCCAGCGCATCCCCCTGCCGTGCCAGGCCCCCCCACTCCCACTGCCCGCCCCCCAG GGCCAGGCTTTCCTCCGACAGCGACCCCGAGGAGGGGGACGCGGGGCTGTTCCCCTTGCCCCTGCCCaaggggggcagccgggggtcCAGCGAGGAGAGCGAGGAGGAGGGGGCCGAGGACGCCCACCGCCCCGACTGCCATTATGCGGCACGCCCGCCGCGGCCACAAGCG ttctgcACCTTTGGGAGCCGCTTGGTCAGCCCGGGCTGCTACGTCTTCAACCGGCGCCTTGACCGCTTCTGCTCGGCGCTGGGCTCCATGCTGGAGCGGCACCTCAGCTCGCACATGTGGAG GAAGATCCCTCCGGCCGCCGAGCCCCAGCTCCACACCGCCCcggcgccccccagccccgccggccccccctgcggccccgccgccccggcccccccgccccacacacggacccccccagcccccgccggcccccgggACAGCCGGGTCCCTGCCAGCATCAACTACACGGTGGGGTCCCCGCACGCAGCGGCCGCCTGCAGCCAGCCGGAgtgcggggggggcggcagccAGTCCATCACCTCCCCGCTGCCGGCCAACATCCCCTCGCCCTCCTTCAGCAAGTTGCCTTCCACCAAGGCCAGCAAATCCTCCCGGGCCAAGGAGGCGGCGGGCAGCACGGAGCCGGACGCCGTCGCCCGCAAACGCAAGCAGCCCCTGggcgccgccgccagcccccccTACAAACGGACCTGCCCCGGGGACGGGGCGAAAAGCAAAAGCCCCGGCTGCCAGGTCTTGCACCCCCCCGGCAAGACGAAAGCCGCCCCGGTGTCATCGTCTGCCACCGCTGCCCTCAATGGCTCGGTGTGCGCCGGCGGCCGGCTGaagcggggcccccccccggactGCCGCATCCCCCCCAGCGCCACGCCGGAGCCCCGGGGCTCGCCGCTGCACGGGGCCGGGGtgcccccaccgcccccccgcTGCATCTCAGAGGACGAGGCCAAGAAGCGCAAGAACACGGCCACGTACTGCCGGCCTGGGAAGCCCAAGCACGCCgcccccccgccagcccccccccccgcccccggcccagCACCCCCCGACCCGGGCTGCTCCGTCCGCAGGAAGAAGCCGGGGACCCCCCTGGGCTTCGAGGAGAAGCGGAGCGCCCTGAAG TCCAAAGCCCATTaa
- the ATXN7L2 gene encoding ataxin-7-like protein 2 isoform X3 produces MAARGRAAAAAMAAAERRLPSLDEFAGQSWSAWVERAGPPAEPGLEPEESSKSGSKKLDAMTLIKEDMSIFGHCPAHDEFYLVVCNHCSQVVKPQAFQKHCERRHGPLSKLYARAAAGSPKCHAVNGQPAAKALREKPPGARGRTQPLPDKAQKDNLCLFMPVVNLEKIPSLPKPDGHGIKVPPKALPAQPSSSSKDPPGRPSPTAPPKEPPVPAGVGGDSAPPAAGPVRKPESVPAPGEKEPGACKPPPRSHKKPARKECDLNRQCGVLNPDTKKICTRLLTCKIHSVHQRREVQGRAKDFDVLVAELKASSRRESPKEKSPVRKEPLPERPALAAPALPQPPAVPPSASPCRARPPHSHCPPPRARLSSDSDPEEGDAGLFPLPLPKGGSRGSSEESEEEGAEDAHRPDCHYAARPPRPQAFCTFGSRLVSPGCYVFNRRLDRFCSALGSMLERHLSSHMWRKIPPAAEPQLHTAPAPPSPAGPPCGPAAPAPPPHTRTPPAPAGPRDSRVPASINYTVGSPHAAAACSQPECGGGGSQSITSPLPANIPSPSFSKLPSTKASKSSRAKEAAGSTEPDAVARKRKQPLGAAASPPYKRTCPGDGAKSKSPGCQVLHPPGKTKAAPVSSSATAALNGSVCAGGRLKRGPPPDCRIPPSATPEPRGSPLHGAGVPPPPPRCISEDEAKKRKNTATYCRPGKPKHAAPPPAPPPAPGPAPPDPGCSVRRKKPGTPLGFEEKRSALKSKAH; encoded by the exons atggCGGCGCGTgggcgcgcggcggcggcggcgatggcggcggcggagcggcggctGCCGAGCCTGGACGAGTTCgcggggcagagctggagcGCCTGGGTGgagcgggccgggccgcccgccGAGCCGG GGTTGGAGCCGGAGGAGAGCAGCAAGAGCGGGAGCAAGAAACTGGACGCCATGACGCTGATTAAGGAAG ACATGTCCATCTTCGGCCACTGCCCGGCGCACGACGAGTTCTACCTGGTGGTCTGCAACCACTGCAGCCAGGTGGTGAAGCCCCAGGCCTTCCAGAAGCACTGCG AACGGCGCCACGGCCCGCTCAGCAAGCTGTACGCCCGGGCTGCCGCCGGCAGCCCCAAGTGCCACGCCGTCAACGGGCAGCCGGCGGCCAAGGCGCTGCGGGAGAAGCCGCCGGGCGCCCGCGGCCGGACCCAGCCGCTGCCCGACAAGGCGCAGAAGGACAACCTCTG CTTGTTCATGCCTGTGGTGAACCTGGAGAAGATCCCCAGCCTCCCCAAGCCGGACGGGCACGGGATCAAAGtgccccccaaagccctgccCGCGCAGCCTTCCTCCAGCTCCAAAGACCCCCCGGGGAGACCCTCCCCGACAGCGCCGCCGAAAGAGCCCCCGGTGCCGGCTGGGGTCGGGGGGGACtcggcgccgcccgccgccggccccgtgCGCAAGCCAGAGAGCGTGCCCGCCCCGGGGGAGAAGGAGCCGGGCGCCTGCAAGCCGCCCCCCAGGTCCCACAAGAAGCCGGCGC GGAAGGAGTGCGACCTGAACAGGCAGTGCGGCGTGCTGAACCCCGACACCAAGAAGATCTGCACCCGCCTGCTGACCTGCAAG ATCCACTCCGTGCACCAGCGCCGTGAGGTGCAGGGCCGCGCCAAGGACTTCGACGTGCTGGTGGCCGAGCTGAAGGCCAGCTCCCGCCGGGAGTCCCCGAAGGAGAAGAGCCCGGTGAGGAAGGAGCCGCTCCCCGAGCGCCCGGCCCTGGCTGCCCCCGcgctgccgcagccccccgccgtcCCGCCCAGCGCATCCCCCTGCCGTGCCAGGCCCCCCCACTCCCACTGCCCGCCCCCCAG GGCCAGGCTTTCCTCCGACAGCGACCCCGAGGAGGGGGACGCGGGGCTGTTCCCCTTGCCCCTGCCCaaggggggcagccgggggtcCAGCGAGGAGAGCGAGGAGGAGGGGGCCGAGGACGCCCACCGCCCCGACTGCCATTATGCGGCACGCCCGCCGCGGCCACAAGCG ttctgcACCTTTGGGAGCCGCTTGGTCAGCCCGGGCTGCTACGTCTTCAACCGGCGCCTTGACCGCTTCTGCTCGGCGCTGGGCTCCATGCTGGAGCGGCACCTCAGCTCGCACATGTGGAG GAAGATCCCTCCGGCCGCCGAGCCCCAGCTCCACACCGCCCcggcgccccccagccccgccggccccccctgcggccccgccgccccggcccccccgccccacacacggacccccccagcccccgccggcccccgggACAGCCGGGTCCCTGCCAGCATCAACTACACGGTGGGGTCCCCGCACGCAGCGGCCGCCTGCAGCCAGCCGGAgtgcggggggggcggcagccAGTCCATCACCTCCCCGCTGCCGGCCAACATCCCCTCGCCCTCCTTCAGCAAGTTGCCTTCCACCAAGGCCAGCAAATCCTCCCGGGCCAAGGAGGCGGCGGGCAGCACGGAGCCGGACGCCGTCGCCCGCAAACGCAAGCAGCCCCTGggcgccgccgccagcccccccTACAAACGGACCTGCCCCGGGGACGGGGCGAAAAGCAAAAGCCCCGGCTGCCAGGTCTTGCACCCCCCCGGCAAGACGAAAGCCGCCCCGGTGTCATCGTCTGCCACCGCTGCCCTCAATGGCTCGGTGTGCGCCGGCGGCCGGCTGaagcggggcccccccccggactGCCGCATCCCCCCCAGCGCCACGCCGGAGCCCCGGGGCTCGCCGCTGCACGGGGCCGGGGtgcccccaccgcccccccgcTGCATCTCAGAGGACGAGGCCAAGAAGCGCAAGAACACGGCCACGTACTGCCGGCCTGGGAAGCCCAAGCACGCCgcccccccgccagcccccccccccgcccccggcccagCACCCCCCGACCCGGGCTGCTCCGTCCGCAGGAAGAAGCCGGGGACCCCCCTGGGCTTCGAGGAGAAGCGGAGCGCCCTGAAG TCCAAAGCCCATTaa
- the ATXN7L2 gene encoding ataxin-7-like protein 2 isoform X1 produces MAARGRAAAAAMAAAERRLPSLDEFAGQSWSAWVERAGPPAEPAGLEPEESSKSGSKKLDAMTLIKEDMSIFGHCPAHDEFYLVVCNHCSQVVKPQAFQKHCERRHGPLSKLYARAAAGSPKCHAVNGQPAAKALREKPPGARGRTQPLPDKAQKDNLCLFMPVVNLEKIPSLPKPDGHGIKVPPKALPAQPSSSSKDPPGRPSPTAPPKEPPVPAGVGGDSAPPAAGPVRKPESVPAPGEKEPGACKPPPRSHKKPARKECDLNRQCGVLNPDTKKICTRLLTCKIHSVHQRREVQGRAKDFDVLVAELKASSRRESPKEKSPVRKEPLPERPALAAPALPQPPAVPPSASPCRARPPHSHCPPPRARLSSDSDPEEGDAGLFPLPLPKGGSRGSSEESEEEGAEDAHRPDCHYAARPPRPQAEDPSGRRAPAPHRPGAPQPRRPPLRPRRPGPPAPHTDPPSPRRPPGQPGPCQHQLHGGVPARSGRLQPAGVRGGRQPVHHLPAAGQHPLALLQQVAFHQGQQILPGQGGGGQHGAGRRRPQTQAAPGRRRQPPLQTDLPRGRGEKQKPRLPGLAPPRQDESRPGVIVCHRCPQWLGVRRRPAEAGPPPGLPHPPQRHAGAPGLAAARGRGAPTAPPLHLRGRGQEAQEHGHVLPAWEAQARRPPASPPPRPRPSTPRPGLLRPQEEAGDPPGLRGEAERPEVQSPLTEGPGASVTARGFCAPGSPAPPPGSTEKPTRGEEPEGRRRRRKKKTSRKIPQDSLFLFRCCYPNPRGEEVAAAGGPGAGAAAGPPRGHHGATTGPPRWPGAAAGCGYL; encoded by the exons atggCGGCGCGTgggcgcgcggcggcggcggcgatggcggcggcggagcggcggctGCCGAGCCTGGACGAGTTCgcggggcagagctggagcGCCTGGGTGgagcgggccgggccgcccgccGAGCCGG CAGGGTTGGAGCCGGAGGAGAGCAGCAAGAGCGGGAGCAAGAAACTGGACGCCATGACGCTGATTAAGGAAG ACATGTCCATCTTCGGCCACTGCCCGGCGCACGACGAGTTCTACCTGGTGGTCTGCAACCACTGCAGCCAGGTGGTGAAGCCCCAGGCCTTCCAGAAGCACTGCG AACGGCGCCACGGCCCGCTCAGCAAGCTGTACGCCCGGGCTGCCGCCGGCAGCCCCAAGTGCCACGCCGTCAACGGGCAGCCGGCGGCCAAGGCGCTGCGGGAGAAGCCGCCGGGCGCCCGCGGCCGGACCCAGCCGCTGCCCGACAAGGCGCAGAAGGACAACCTCTG CTTGTTCATGCCTGTGGTGAACCTGGAGAAGATCCCCAGCCTCCCCAAGCCGGACGGGCACGGGATCAAAGtgccccccaaagccctgccCGCGCAGCCTTCCTCCAGCTCCAAAGACCCCCCGGGGAGACCCTCCCCGACAGCGCCGCCGAAAGAGCCCCCGGTGCCGGCTGGGGTCGGGGGGGACtcggcgccgcccgccgccggccccgtgCGCAAGCCAGAGAGCGTGCCCGCCCCGGGGGAGAAGGAGCCGGGCGCCTGCAAGCCGCCCCCCAGGTCCCACAAGAAGCCGGCGC GGAAGGAGTGCGACCTGAACAGGCAGTGCGGCGTGCTGAACCCCGACACCAAGAAGATCTGCACCCGCCTGCTGACCTGCAAG ATCCACTCCGTGCACCAGCGCCGTGAGGTGCAGGGCCGCGCCAAGGACTTCGACGTGCTGGTGGCCGAGCTGAAGGCCAGCTCCCGCCGGGAGTCCCCGAAGGAGAAGAGCCCGGTGAGGAAGGAGCCGCTCCCCGAGCGCCCGGCCCTGGCTGCCCCCGcgctgccgcagccccccgccgtcCCGCCCAGCGCATCCCCCTGCCGTGCCAGGCCCCCCCACTCCCACTGCCCGCCCCCCAG GGCCAGGCTTTCCTCCGACAGCGACCCCGAGGAGGGGGACGCGGGGCTGTTCCCCTTGCCCCTGCCCaaggggggcagccgggggtcCAGCGAGGAGAGCGAGGAGGAGGGGGCCGAGGACGCCCACCGCCCCGACTGCCATTATGCGGCACGCCCGCCGCGGCCACAAGCG GAAGATCCCTCCGGCCGCCGAGCCCCAGCTCCACACCGCCCcggcgccccccagccccgccggccccccctgcggccccgccgccccggcccccccgccccacacacggacccccccagcccccgccggcccccgggACAGCCGGGTCCCTGCCAGCATCAACTACACGGTGGGGTCCCCGCACGCAGCGGCCGCCTGCAGCCAGCCGGAgtgcggggggggcggcagccAGTCCATCACCTCCCCGCTGCCGGCCAACATCCCCTCGCCCTCCTTCAGCAAGTTGCCTTCCACCAAGGCCAGCAAATCCTCCCGGGCCAAGGAGGCGGCGGGCAGCACGGAGCCGGACGCCGTCGCCCGCAAACGCAAGCAGCCCCTGggcgccgccgccagcccccccTACAAACGGACCTGCCCCGGGGACGGGGCGAAAAGCAAAAGCCCCGGCTGCCAGGTCTTGCACCCCCCCGGCAAGACGAAAGCCGCCCCGGTGTCATCGTCTGCCACCGCTGCCCTCAATGGCTCGGTGTGCGCCGGCGGCCGGCTGaagcggggcccccccccggactGCCGCATCCCCCCCAGCGCCACGCCGGAGCCCCGGGGCTCGCCGCTGCACGGGGCCGGGGtgcccccaccgcccccccgcTGCATCTCAGAGGACGAGGCCAAGAAGCGCAAGAACACGGCCACGTACTGCCGGCCTGGGAAGCCCAAGCACGCCgcccccccgccagcccccccccccgcccccggcccagCACCCCCCGACCCGGGCTGCTCCGTCCGCAGGAAGAAGCCGGGGACCCCCCTGGGCTTCGAGGAGAAGCGGAGCGCCCTGAAG TCCAAAGCCCATTaacggaggggccgggggcttcCGTCACCGCCCGGGGCTTCTGTGCGCCAGggagccccgcgccgccgccgggaAGCACCGAGAAGCCGACGAGGGGAGAAGAACCCgaggggagaagaagaagaagaaaaaaaaaaacctccagaaAAATACCTCAAGACTCTTTGTTCCTGTTCCGTTGCTGCTACCCCAACCCCCGGGGAGAGGAGGTGGCCGcggccgggggtcccggggcaggAGCGGCCGCGGGGCCACCACGGGGCCACCACGGGGCCACCACGGGGCCACCACGCtggccgggggccgccgccggctgCGGATATTTATAA
- the ATXN7L2 gene encoding ataxin-7-like protein 2 isoform X4: protein MAARGRAAAAAMAAAERRLPSLDEFAGQSWSAWVERAGPPAEPAGLEPEESSKSGSKKLDAMTLIKEDMSIFGHCPAHDEFYLVVCNHCSQVVKPQAFQKHCGKECDLNRQCGVLNPDTKKICTRLLTCKIHSVHQRREVQGRAKDFDVLVAELKASSRRESPKEKSPVRKEPLPERPALAAPALPQPPAVPPSASPCRARPPHSHCPPPRARLSSDSDPEEGDAGLFPLPLPKGGSRGSSEESEEEGAEDAHRPDCHYAARPPRPQAEDPSGRRAPAPHRPGAPQPRRPPLRPRRPGPPAPHTDPPSPRRPPGQPGPCQHQLHGGVPARSGRLQPAGVRGGRQPVHHLPAAGQHPLALLQQVAFHQGQQILPGQGGGGQHGAGRRRPQTQAAPGRRRQPPLQTDLPRGRGEKQKPRLPGLAPPRQDESRPGVIVCHRCPQWLGVRRRPAEAGPPPGLPHPPQRHAGAPGLAAARGRGAPTAPPLHLRGRGQEAQEHGHVLPAWEAQARRPPASPPPRPRPSTPRPGLLRPQEEAGDPPGLRGEAERPEVQSPLTEGPGASVTARGFCAPGSPAPPPGSTEKPTRGEEPEGRRRRRKKKTSRKIPQDSLFLFRCCYPNPRGEEVAAAGGPGAGAAAGPPRGHHGATTGPPRWPGAAAGCGYL, encoded by the exons atggCGGCGCGTgggcgcgcggcggcggcggcgatggcggcggcggagcggcggctGCCGAGCCTGGACGAGTTCgcggggcagagctggagcGCCTGGGTGgagcgggccgggccgcccgccGAGCCGG CAGGGTTGGAGCCGGAGGAGAGCAGCAAGAGCGGGAGCAAGAAACTGGACGCCATGACGCTGATTAAGGAAG ACATGTCCATCTTCGGCCACTGCCCGGCGCACGACGAGTTCTACCTGGTGGTCTGCAACCACTGCAGCCAGGTGGTGAAGCCCCAGGCCTTCCAGAAGCACTGCG GGAAGGAGTGCGACCTGAACAGGCAGTGCGGCGTGCTGAACCCCGACACCAAGAAGATCTGCACCCGCCTGCTGACCTGCAAG ATCCACTCCGTGCACCAGCGCCGTGAGGTGCAGGGCCGCGCCAAGGACTTCGACGTGCTGGTGGCCGAGCTGAAGGCCAGCTCCCGCCGGGAGTCCCCGAAGGAGAAGAGCCCGGTGAGGAAGGAGCCGCTCCCCGAGCGCCCGGCCCTGGCTGCCCCCGcgctgccgcagccccccgccgtcCCGCCCAGCGCATCCCCCTGCCGTGCCAGGCCCCCCCACTCCCACTGCCCGCCCCCCAG GGCCAGGCTTTCCTCCGACAGCGACCCCGAGGAGGGGGACGCGGGGCTGTTCCCCTTGCCCCTGCCCaaggggggcagccgggggtcCAGCGAGGAGAGCGAGGAGGAGGGGGCCGAGGACGCCCACCGCCCCGACTGCCATTATGCGGCACGCCCGCCGCGGCCACAAGCG GAAGATCCCTCCGGCCGCCGAGCCCCAGCTCCACACCGCCCcggcgccccccagccccgccggccccccctgcggccccgccgccccggcccccccgccccacacacggacccccccagcccccgccggcccccgggACAGCCGGGTCCCTGCCAGCATCAACTACACGGTGGGGTCCCCGCACGCAGCGGCCGCCTGCAGCCAGCCGGAgtgcggggggggcggcagccAGTCCATCACCTCCCCGCTGCCGGCCAACATCCCCTCGCCCTCCTTCAGCAAGTTGCCTTCCACCAAGGCCAGCAAATCCTCCCGGGCCAAGGAGGCGGCGGGCAGCACGGAGCCGGACGCCGTCGCCCGCAAACGCAAGCAGCCCCTGggcgccgccgccagcccccccTACAAACGGACCTGCCCCGGGGACGGGGCGAAAAGCAAAAGCCCCGGCTGCCAGGTCTTGCACCCCCCCGGCAAGACGAAAGCCGCCCCGGTGTCATCGTCTGCCACCGCTGCCCTCAATGGCTCGGTGTGCGCCGGCGGCCGGCTGaagcggggcccccccccggactGCCGCATCCCCCCCAGCGCCACGCCGGAGCCCCGGGGCTCGCCGCTGCACGGGGCCGGGGtgcccccaccgcccccccgcTGCATCTCAGAGGACGAGGCCAAGAAGCGCAAGAACACGGCCACGTACTGCCGGCCTGGGAAGCCCAAGCACGCCgcccccccgccagcccccccccccgcccccggcccagCACCCCCCGACCCGGGCTGCTCCGTCCGCAGGAAGAAGCCGGGGACCCCCCTGGGCTTCGAGGAGAAGCGGAGCGCCCTGAAG TCCAAAGCCCATTaacggaggggccgggggcttcCGTCACCGCCCGGGGCTTCTGTGCGCCAGggagccccgcgccgccgccgggaAGCACCGAGAAGCCGACGAGGGGAGAAGAACCCgaggggagaagaagaagaagaaaaaaaaaaacctccagaaAAATACCTCAAGACTCTTTGTTCCTGTTCCGTTGCTGCTACCCCAACCCCCGGGGAGAGGAGGTGGCCGcggccgggggtcccggggcaggAGCGGCCGCGGGGCCACCACGGGGCCACCACGGGGCCACCACGGGGCCACCACGCtggccgggggccgccgccggctgCGGATATTTATAA